In Arachis hypogaea cultivar Tifrunner chromosome 17, arahy.Tifrunner.gnm2.J5K5, whole genome shotgun sequence, a single window of DNA contains:
- the LOC112764637 gene encoding uncharacterized protein isoform X1: protein MLRVSSKLVPLLLQSVTSSHTHTHLISSYSTSRLFLSYSHLFPRRPMASLSALPHRLQYPTARRDDSIVEDYHGVKVADPYRWLEDPDVEEVKEFVEKQVQLTNSVLQQCETRSKLSEKITKLFDHPRYHAPFRRGDKYFYFHNSGLQPQDTLYVQDSLEGEPEVLLDPNALSEDGTISLNTLSISEDAKYLAYGLSSSGSDWVTIKVMRIADKNVEPDTLSWVKFSSISWTHDSKGFFYSRYPAPKDGEVVDAGTETNSNLYHELYYHFLGTDQSEDILCWRDPENPKYLFGGSVTDDGKYVLLYISEGCDPVNKLYYFDMSELPNGMESFRNKSTLLPFVKLIDNFDAQYHDIANDGTVFTFLTNKDAPKYKLVRVDLREPTVWSEVLQESENDVLESACAVNGNQLIVSYLSDVKYILQVRDLETGLLLHQLPIDIGTVDEVSARRKDSVVFISFTSFLTPRIIYQCDLRTNIPDMKIFREIVVPGFDRSEFQVKQVFVTSKDGTKIPIFIVAKKDIRLDGSHPCLLYGYGGFNISLTPSFAVSRIVLTRHLGTVFCIANIRGGGEYGEEWHKAGSLANKQNCFDDFISAAEYLVSTGYTQPRKLCIEGGSNGGLLIGACINQRPDLFGCALAHVGVMDMLRFHKFTIGHAWTTDYGCSDKEKEFHWLIKYSPLHNVRRPWEQQPDKSIQYPSTMLLTADHDDRVVPLHSLKLLATMQYVLCTSLENSPQTNPIIGRIDCKSGHGAGRPTQKMIDEAADRYSFMAKMLDAQWID from the exons ATGCTAAGAGTTTCTTCGAAACTTGTGCCGCTTCTTCTTCAATCAGTTACTTCAAGTCACACTCACACGCACCTCATTTCTTCTTATTCTACTTCACGTCTCTTCCTCTCTTATTCTCACCTTTTTCCTCGGAGACCAATGGCCTCTCTCTCCGCCCTACCACACCGTCTCCAATATCCTACTGCTCGCAGAGACGACTCCATCGTTGAAGACTACCACGGCGTCAAGGTTGCCGATCCTTACCGATG GCTCGAAGATCCAGATGTGGAAGAAGTGAAGGAGTTTGTAGAGAAACAGGTGCAATTGACGAACTCGGTACTTCAGCAATGCGAAACTAGATCCAAACTTAGTGAAAAGATCACGAAGCTTTTTGATCATCCTCGTTATCATGCTCCGTTTAGGCGAGGTGATAAGTACTTTTACTTCCACAACTCAGGGCTTCAGCCTCAAGACACACTCTATGTGCAG GATAGCTTGGAGGGTGAACCTGAGGTTTTGCTTGATCCTAATGCGCTCAGCGAAGATGGAACCATCTCGTTGAACACGCTATCAATCAGTGAAGATGCTAAGTATTTGGCTTACGGACTTAGTTCAAGTGGTAGTGATTGGGTGACTATAAAAGTAATGCGTATTGCAGATAAGAATGTTGAGCCTGACACTTTGTCATGG GTCAAGTTTTCCTCTATTAGTTGGACACATGATAGCAAAGGTTTCTTTTATAGCCGATATCCAGCACCTAA GGATGGAGAAGTAGTAGATGCTGGGACTGAGACGAATTCTAATCTTTACCATGAGCTCTATTATCATTTCTTGGGTACAGATCAATCAGAAGATATTTTGTGTTGGAGAGATCCTGAAAACCCTAAATATTTATTTGGAGGAAGTGTCACTGATGATGGGAAG TATGTTCTCCTTTATATTTCAGAAGGCTGTGATCCAGTTAACAAACTTTACTACTTTGACATGTCTGAACTTCCCAACGGGATGGAAAGTTTTCGAAATAAAAGTACTCTGCTTCCATTTGTCAAGCTCATTGATAATTTTGATGCACAGTATCATGACATTGCGAATGACGGCACTGTGTTTACATTTTTGACTAATAAAGATGCTCCAAAATATAAACTAGTAAGGGTAGATTTGAGAGAACCAACTGTGTGGTCTGAGGTTCTCCAAGAGTCTGAAAATGATGTACTTGAGTCAGCTTGTGCTGTGAATGGTAATCAACTGATAGTGAGTTATTTGAGTGATGTGAAGTATATTCTTCAAGTAAGAGACCTAGAAACAGGCTTGTTGCTACATCAATTACCAATTGATATTGGCACtgttgatgaagtttctgcaagGCGTAAAGATAGTGTGGTTTTCATAAGCTTTACAAGCTTCCTAACGCCAAGAATCATATATCAGTGTGACCTTAGAACAAATATACCTGATATGAAGATATTTCGTGAAATTGTTGTCCCTGGGTTTGATCGCTCTGAGTTTCAGGTCAAGCAG GTTTTTGTTACCAGTAAAGATGGGACAAAGATCCCAATATTCATTGTTGCCAAAAAGGATATTCGTTTGGATGGATCGCACCCGTGTTTGCTATATGGATATGGTGGTTTTAACATAAGTCTCACACCATCTTTCGCTGTTAGTCGTATAGTACTCACAAGACATTTAGGTACTGTTTTTTGCATTGCAAATATTCGTGGAGGTGGAGAATACGGGGAGGAATGGCATAAAGCAGGATCCCTTGCAAATAAGCAGAATTGCTTTGATGACTTCATCTCTGCAGCTGAGTATCTTGTGTCTACTGGTTATACCCAACCCCGAAAGTTATGCATTGAAGGTGGGAGTAATGGTGGTCTTCTTATTGGGGCTTGTATAAACCAG AGACCTGATCTTTTTGGTTGTGCACTGGCTCATGTTGGTGTTATGGATATGCTAAGGTTCCACAAATTTACCATAG GCCATGCTTGGACCACAGATTATGGTTGTTCAGACAAGGAGAAAGAGTTTCATTGGCTAATCAA GTACTCACCATTGCATAATGTGCGGCGGCCATGGGAACAGCAGCCTGATAAGTCAATTCAATACCCATCGACCATGCTGTTGACTGCTGATCATGATGATCGTGTTGTGCCATTGCACTCATTGAAGCTATTGGCG ACCATGCAGTATGTCCTGTGTACGAGCTTGGAGAATAGTCCGCAGACGAACCCGATAATTGGTCGCATTGACTGCAAGTCTGGACATGGAGCCGGTCGGCCAACACAGAAAATG ATAGATGAAGCTGCTGATCGGTACAGCTTCATGGCAAAAATGTTAGACGCGCAATGGATTGATTAA
- the LOC112764637 gene encoding uncharacterized protein isoform X2 has product MLRLGEVISTFTSTTQGFSLKTHSMCSLEGEPEVLLDPNALSEDGTISLNTLSISEDAKYLAYGLSSSGSDWVTIKVMRIADKNVEPDTLSWVKFSSISWTHDSKGFFYSRYPAPKDGEVVDAGTETNSNLYHELYYHFLGTDQSEDILCWRDPENPKYLFGGSVTDDGKYVLLYISEGCDPVNKLYYFDMSELPNGMESFRNKSTLLPFVKLIDNFDAQYHDIANDGTVFTFLTNKDAPKYKLVRVDLREPTVWSEVLQESENDVLESACAVNGNQLIVSYLSDVKYILQVRDLETGLLLHQLPIDIGTVDEVSARRKDSVVFISFTSFLTPRIIYQCDLRTNIPDMKIFREIVVPGFDRSEFQVKQVFVTSKDGTKIPIFIVAKKDIRLDGSHPCLLYGYGGFNISLTPSFAVSRIVLTRHLGTVFCIANIRGGGEYGEEWHKAGSLANKQNCFDDFISAAEYLVSTGYTQPRKLCIEGGSNGGLLIGACINQRPDLFGCALAHVGVMDMLRFHKFTIGHAWTTDYGCSDKEKEFHWLIKYSPLHNVRRPWEQQPDKSIQYPSTMLLTADHDDRVVPLHSLKLLATMQYVLCTSLENSPQTNPIIGRIDCKSGHGAGRPTQKMIDEAADRYSFMAKMLDAQWID; this is encoded by the exons ATGCTCCGTTTAGGCGAGGTGATAAGTACTTTTACTTCCACAACTCAGGGCTTCAGCCTCAAGACACACTCTATGTGCAG CTTGGAGGGTGAACCTGAGGTTTTGCTTGATCCTAATGCGCTCAGCGAAGATGGAACCATCTCGTTGAACACGCTATCAATCAGTGAAGATGCTAAGTATTTGGCTTACGGACTTAGTTCAAGTGGTAGTGATTGGGTGACTATAAAAGTAATGCGTATTGCAGATAAGAATGTTGAGCCTGACACTTTGTCATGG GTCAAGTTTTCCTCTATTAGTTGGACACATGATAGCAAAGGTTTCTTTTATAGCCGATATCCAGCACCTAA GGATGGAGAAGTAGTAGATGCTGGGACTGAGACGAATTCTAATCTTTACCATGAGCTCTATTATCATTTCTTGGGTACAGATCAATCAGAAGATATTTTGTGTTGGAGAGATCCTGAAAACCCTAAATATTTATTTGGAGGAAGTGTCACTGATGATGGGAAG TATGTTCTCCTTTATATTTCAGAAGGCTGTGATCCAGTTAACAAACTTTACTACTTTGACATGTCTGAACTTCCCAACGGGATGGAAAGTTTTCGAAATAAAAGTACTCTGCTTCCATTTGTCAAGCTCATTGATAATTTTGATGCACAGTATCATGACATTGCGAATGACGGCACTGTGTTTACATTTTTGACTAATAAAGATGCTCCAAAATATAAACTAGTAAGGGTAGATTTGAGAGAACCAACTGTGTGGTCTGAGGTTCTCCAAGAGTCTGAAAATGATGTACTTGAGTCAGCTTGTGCTGTGAATGGTAATCAACTGATAGTGAGTTATTTGAGTGATGTGAAGTATATTCTTCAAGTAAGAGACCTAGAAACAGGCTTGTTGCTACATCAATTACCAATTGATATTGGCACtgttgatgaagtttctgcaagGCGTAAAGATAGTGTGGTTTTCATAAGCTTTACAAGCTTCCTAACGCCAAGAATCATATATCAGTGTGACCTTAGAACAAATATACCTGATATGAAGATATTTCGTGAAATTGTTGTCCCTGGGTTTGATCGCTCTGAGTTTCAGGTCAAGCAG GTTTTTGTTACCAGTAAAGATGGGACAAAGATCCCAATATTCATTGTTGCCAAAAAGGATATTCGTTTGGATGGATCGCACCCGTGTTTGCTATATGGATATGGTGGTTTTAACATAAGTCTCACACCATCTTTCGCTGTTAGTCGTATAGTACTCACAAGACATTTAGGTACTGTTTTTTGCATTGCAAATATTCGTGGAGGTGGAGAATACGGGGAGGAATGGCATAAAGCAGGATCCCTTGCAAATAAGCAGAATTGCTTTGATGACTTCATCTCTGCAGCTGAGTATCTTGTGTCTACTGGTTATACCCAACCCCGAAAGTTATGCATTGAAGGTGGGAGTAATGGTGGTCTTCTTATTGGGGCTTGTATAAACCAG AGACCTGATCTTTTTGGTTGTGCACTGGCTCATGTTGGTGTTATGGATATGCTAAGGTTCCACAAATTTACCATAG GCCATGCTTGGACCACAGATTATGGTTGTTCAGACAAGGAGAAAGAGTTTCATTGGCTAATCAA GTACTCACCATTGCATAATGTGCGGCGGCCATGGGAACAGCAGCCTGATAAGTCAATTCAATACCCATCGACCATGCTGTTGACTGCTGATCATGATGATCGTGTTGTGCCATTGCACTCATTGAAGCTATTGGCG ACCATGCAGTATGTCCTGTGTACGAGCTTGGAGAATAGTCCGCAGACGAACCCGATAATTGGTCGCATTGACTGCAAGTCTGGACATGGAGCCGGTCGGCCAACACAGAAAATG ATAGATGAAGCTGCTGATCGGTACAGCTTCATGGCAAAAATGTTAGACGCGCAATGGATTGATTAA